Proteins co-encoded in one Flavobacterium fluviale genomic window:
- a CDS encoding acyl-CoA thioesterase — MGTIEERIQKSETRIFKAVFPSTTNHYDTLFGGTALHLMDEVAFICATRFSRKKVVTISTGQIDFKKAIPAGTLIELIAKVDSVGRTSCKIHVDIFMEQMYSELRETVVSGTFSFVAVDENKKPTPILDDLD, encoded by the coding sequence ATGGGGACAATAGAAGAAAGAATTCAGAAATCTGAAACACGTATATTCAAAGCAGTTTTTCCGAGCACAACGAATCATTATGACACTCTATTTGGAGGAACTGCACTGCATTTAATGGATGAAGTTGCTTTTATTTGTGCGACCCGTTTTAGCCGCAAAAAAGTTGTTACAATATCTACAGGTCAAATTGACTTTAAAAAAGCAATTCCGGCCGGTACTTTAATCGAATTAATAGCAAAAGTTGACAGTGTTGGAAGAACAAGCTGTAAAATCCATGTTGATATTTTTATGGAACAAATGTATTCAGAGCTTCGCGAAACAGTAGTTTCAGGAACTTTTTCGTTTGTTGCAGTTGATGAAAACAAAAAGCCGACACCTATTTTGGACGATTTGGATTAA